The following proteins are encoded in a genomic region of Primulina huaijiensis isolate GDHJ02 chromosome 3, ASM1229523v2, whole genome shotgun sequence:
- the LOC140973474 gene encoding hexokinase-3-like: protein MGKVALAALAAGCAALASVASVMMVGRRARRWRGWGRVVSVLEEFEESCATPVGRLRQVVDAMVVEMHAGLASEGGSKIKMLLTYVDTLPTGNEKGIYYALDLGGTNFRVLRVQLGGQPSTVIGRKVDEQPIPEQLMTSTSEELFGYIAATLKDFIERENNTSEPSRGEGRELGFTFSFPVKQTSLSSGILIKWTKRFSIEDTVGRDVSQCLQQAMSLKGLDMRVSALINDTVGTLALGHYHDEDTVAAVVIGTGTNACYLERADAIIKCQGLFANSGGMVVNMEWGNFWSSHLPRTKFDVDLDADSPNPKDQGFEKMISGMYLGDIVRRVMLQMSQDSDVFGPASSKLREPFILRTPLMAAMHEDNSPDLREVARILRDTLEIPDIPLNVRKLVVKVCDIVTCRAARLVAAGIVGILKKIGRDGSGGGIMSTKTRQDRMKRTVVAVEGGLYTNYMMFREYLNEAMEQLLGEHVAPHVIIKITEDGSGIGAALLAASNTSPSVVVTV from the exons ATGGGGAAGGTGGCGTTGGCGGCGTTAGCCGCCGGGTGTGCGGCGTTGGCGAGCGTAGCTTCGGTGATGATGGTGGGGAGGAGGGCAAGGCGGTGGAGGGGGTGGGGTAGGGTGGTGAGTGTGTTAGAGGAGTTCGAGGAGAGCTGCGCCACCCCCGTGGGGCGGCTCCGGCAGGTGGTCGATGCTATGGTAGTTGAGATGCACGCAGGGCTTGCTTCTGAGGGCGGTTCTAAGATCAAGATGCTGCTTACCTACGTTGACACCCTCCCCACTGG GAATGAGAAGGGAATTTATTATGCTCTGGATCTTGGTGGTACAAATTTCCGTGTCTTGCGGGTTCAATTGGGCGGTCAACCTTCTACAGTTATTGGGCGTAAAGTAGATGAACAACCCATTCCAGAACAATTGATGACCAGCACGAGCGAG GAGCTTTTTGGTTATATAGCAGCAACATTGAAGGATTTTATTGAAAGGGAAAATAATACTTCAGAGCCTTCACGTGGAGAAGGCAGGGAACTTGGTTTCACTTTTTCATTTCCTGTGAAACAAACCTCTTTGTCGTCAGGAATTCTAATAAAATGGACGAAAAGATTTTCTATTGAAGACACG GTTGGAAGGGATGTCTCTCAGTGCCTACAGCAAGCAATGTCTCTAAAAGGCCTGGATATGCGAGTGTCCGCACTT ATAAATGACACCGTAGGGACCTTGGCTCTGGGTCATTATCATGATGAGGACACTGTCGCTGCCGTGGTAATAGGGACAGGTACCAATGCCTGCTATTTAGAACGAGCAGATGCCATCATCAAGTGTCAAGGTCTTTTTGCAAATTCTGGAGGCATG GTTGTTAATATGGAATGGGGAAATTTTTGGTCATCTCATTTACCGAGAACAAAATTTGATGTCGACTTGGATGCTGATAGTCCAAACCCGAAGGATCAA GGTTTCGAAAAAATGATATCGGGAATGTATTTAGGAGACATTGTTCGAAGAGTAATGCTTCAGATGTCACAGGATTCGGATGTTTTTGGACCTGCTTCCTCAAAGTTACGCGAGCCCTTCATTTTGAG GACACCTTTGATGGCTGCTATGCACGAGGACAATTCCCCTGACTTGAGGGAGGTGGCCAGAATTTTGCGAGACACTCTCGAG ATCCCTGATATACCCCTCAATGTTCGGAAACTTGTTGTCAAAGTGTGTGATATAGTGACATGCCGAGCAGCTAGATTAGTAGCCGCTGGTATTGTTGGAATCCTAAAAAAGATTGGCCGCGATGGAAGTGGTGGTGGCATTATGAGTACAAAAACGAGGCAAGACAGGATGAAAAGAACGGTGGTGGCAGTCGAAGGGGGTTTATATACAAACTATATGATGTTCAGAGAGTATCTGAATGAAGCGATGGAACAATTATTAGGCGAGCATGTCGCTCCTCATGTCATCATCAAGATCACAGAGGACGGTTCAGGTATTGGGGCAGCCCTTCTTGCTGCGTCTAATACATCACCATCGGTTGTGGTTACTGTATAG